Proteins encoded by one window of Acetivibrio thermocellus ATCC 27405:
- a CDS encoding LysR family transcriptional regulator: MDINFELYKIFYHTAKAKSFSAAADTLHVSQSAVSQSIKSLEEKLGSKLFFRKNREIKLTAEGEILFKHIEQAYNFIKTAEHKIYQTQNMERGEIRIGASDTVCKYFLIPYIEKFIKNYPNIKIQVINRTSSQIEEILKKGLIDFGIVTLPVQDSNKIHHEEFLTVKDIFVASDKFSMLKNQETDIKTLASYPLLMLDRGTSTRRNIDSYLSSKGIGIVPEIELESIDLLVEFAKIGLGIALVLKESVADELKKGTLFEVKLKEDITLRKLGIITMKNVPLSRASSEFIKLLRTHSNPM, from the coding sequence ATGGATATAAACTTTGAATTGTACAAAATTTTTTATCATACGGCAAAAGCTAAAAGCTTTTCAGCTGCCGCTGACACGCTTCATGTTTCACAGTCGGCGGTAAGCCAGTCTATAAAAAGTCTTGAAGAAAAACTGGGTTCCAAGCTCTTTTTTCGAAAAAACCGGGAAATAAAGCTTACCGCGGAAGGAGAAATACTGTTTAAACACATTGAGCAGGCTTACAATTTCATAAAAACAGCCGAACATAAAATATATCAGACCCAAAATATGGAAAGAGGTGAGATAAGAATCGGTGCCAGCGACACAGTCTGCAAATATTTTTTAATTCCTTATATAGAAAAATTCATAAAAAACTATCCTAATATTAAAATACAGGTGATAAACAGAACTTCGTCGCAAATTGAAGAGATACTGAAAAAAGGGCTTATTGACTTTGGCATAGTAACTCTCCCGGTGCAGGACAGTAATAAAATCCACCATGAAGAATTTTTAACCGTAAAAGATATATTCGTGGCCTCCGACAAGTTCAGCATGCTTAAAAACCAGGAAACCGACATAAAAACCCTTGCCTCCTACCCTCTTCTCATGCTTGACCGTGGCACTTCGACAAGGCGGAATATTGACTCTTATCTTTCCTCCAAAGGAATTGGCATTGTACCGGAGATAGAATTGGAAAGCATTGACCTTCTTGTAGAGTTTGCAAAAATTGGACTAGGTATTGCTCTGGTTCTGAAAGAAAGCGTCGCCGACGAACTAAAAAAAGGGACTCTATTTGAAGTAAAGCTTAAAGAAGACATTACCCTTAGAAAACTTGGAATCATCACCATGAAAAATGTACCGCTCTCCAGAGCTTCTTCCGAATTCATCAAGCTCCTTCGCACACATTCAAATCCAATGTAA
- a CDS encoding helix-turn-helix domain-containing protein encodes MSEQIKQISKRIKELREISGISAETLARELGIDSKTYTEYESGNVDIPVSLLFKIAGRFNVELSEILTGEAPKLHTYCVVRKDKGVSVERRKDYKYQSLAYNFANKKIEPFLVTVEPDSNSEVNYNSHPGQEFNYVIEGVLKVIINGHEIILNEGDSLFFDSGAKHGMKAMNGKPAKFLAIIL; translated from the coding sequence ATGTCTGAGCAAATCAAACAAATCAGTAAAAGAATTAAGGAACTTAGGGAAATCTCCGGTATTTCCGCGGAAACGCTGGCAAGGGAACTGGGCATTGACAGCAAAACCTATACAGAATACGAAAGCGGCAACGTAGACATACCGGTCAGCCTGTTGTTCAAAATTGCCGGCAGATTTAACGTTGAGCTTTCCGAAATCCTTACAGGCGAAGCTCCAAAGCTCCATACATATTGTGTTGTCAGAAAAGACAAGGGTGTAAGCGTGGAAAGAAGAAAGGACTATAAGTATCAAAGCCTTGCATACAATTTCGCAAACAAAAAAATAGAACCATTCCTTGTCACCGTTGAACCCGACTCAAATTCCGAAGTGAACTACAATTCCCACCCGGGTCAGGAATTCAACTACGTTATCGAAGGTGTTTTAAAGGTAATTATCAATGGTCATGAAATCATACTTAATGAAGGTGACTCCCTGTTCTTCGACTCGGGCGCAAAACACGGCATGAAGGCTATGAATGGCAAGCCTGCGAAATTTCTGGCTATAATTTTATAA
- a CDS encoding peptidylprolyl isomerase gives MKKSKSIILVISIVVVLIAGLSVATYFILKPLFGEKDESNISPITKQLTEEEASKVIAEVNGEQILYKDFYFIYSQQAAYYGLTTEDEDSLSDDTKEILNTIKKELLTQLIQQKLAKQKAKEAGYEVTKERLDEASEAIEEMIRNMAEQMKLSSPSEAESRDFLKEARDFINSELKAMRITMDEYIRDTAEYMIVTDFMEDLTKDIVVTDEEIKKYYDEQLKIQQENPEEAAYAEVQLIQPASSRVKHILIALPEEEQQEYQNLKSEGKDEEAEAYLKEKLEAIKPKAEEVLNKAKNGEDFEALIKEYGEDPGMESEQYKDGYTVTKNSGFIKSFEDASLALGVGEISDLVEGPYGYHIIKVYEKTEAKPYTQEEKKSEIESLLKSQKKTNFMNEKMKEWESASTIVRHDDLL, from the coding sequence ATGAAAAAATCAAAAAGTATTATATTGGTTATTAGTATAGTTGTAGTGCTGATTGCGGGTTTGTCAGTGGCAACTTATTTTATACTGAAACCCTTGTTTGGAGAAAAGGATGAAAGTAATATTTCTCCGATTACCAAACAGTTGACGGAAGAAGAGGCAAGTAAAGTAATTGCTGAAGTAAACGGGGAGCAGATACTATACAAAGATTTCTATTTTATATACAGCCAGCAGGCGGCATATTATGGTCTTACTACTGAGGATGAAGATTCACTGAGTGACGATACGAAAGAAATATTAAATACTATAAAAAAAGAGTTGTTGACTCAGTTGATTCAGCAAAAACTTGCAAAACAAAAGGCAAAAGAAGCAGGATATGAAGTAACGAAGGAAAGACTTGATGAGGCTTCGGAAGCAATTGAAGAGATGATTCGTAATATGGCGGAGCAAATGAAACTTAGCAGTCCGTCCGAAGCTGAAAGCAGAGATTTTCTCAAAGAAGCAAGGGACTTCATTAATAGTGAGCTTAAAGCTATGAGAATAACGATGGACGAGTATATAAGAGATACTGCCGAATATATGATTGTAACGGATTTTATGGAAGACCTTACAAAGGATATTGTTGTAACCGACGAAGAAATCAAGAAATATTATGACGAACAGTTGAAGATCCAGCAGGAAAATCCGGAAGAAGCTGCGTATGCCGAAGTACAATTGATTCAGCCGGCAAGCTCAAGGGTAAAACATATATTGATAGCTTTACCTGAGGAAGAACAGCAGGAGTACCAAAACCTGAAAAGTGAGGGAAAGGATGAGGAAGCAGAGGCATATTTGAAGGAAAAGCTCGAAGCAATAAAGCCAAAGGCTGAAGAAGTACTGAACAAGGCAAAAAACGGAGAAGACTTTGAGGCTCTTATAAAAGAATACGGTGAAGATCCCGGAATGGAAAGCGAACAGTACAAGGACGGATACACCGTTACTAAAAACAGCGGATTTATAAAGAGTTTTGAAGATGCTTCCCTGGCTCTTGGAGTAGGCGAGATATCGGATCTTGTTGAAGGTCCTTACGGATATCATATAATAAAAGTGTATGAGAAGACGGAAGCAAAACCGTATACTCAGGAAGAGAAAAAATCTGAGATTGAAAGTCTTTTAAAGAGTCAAAAGAAAACGAATTTCATGAATGAAAAAATGAAAGAGTGGGAAAGTGCTTCTACAATAGTAAGGCATGATGATTTGCTGTAA
- a CDS encoding polysaccharide deacetylase family protein — MKFYVVKVNNLIKYAFLAVIVLAVSFFVYFSREDVVGAFQQKREIPIYSVDYPEKKVALTFDCAWGSEDIPDILNTLREHDVKATFFIIGVWAEKNPDEVKMIADEGHDVANHSYSHYKMSSLNSSAIKSEILKCDRVLKKITGKDVELFRPPYGDYNNDVVRIARELNHYTIQWDVDSLDWKPGITAEEIKNRVLKNVNKGSIILFHNDTKHTAKILPEIITSLKQKGYGFIPVSQMIMRENYEIDYRGRQIKKQ; from the coding sequence ATGAAGTTTTATGTTGTGAAAGTAAATAATCTCATAAAATATGCTTTTTTAGCAGTTATTGTATTGGCTGTCTCATTCTTTGTTTATTTTTCCCGGGAAGACGTTGTAGGTGCATTTCAACAAAAAAGAGAAATTCCCATTTATTCTGTGGATTATCCCGAAAAGAAAGTTGCCCTTACCTTTGACTGCGCCTGGGGGAGTGAGGATATACCGGACATTCTGAATACCCTGAGGGAGCATGATGTTAAGGCAACCTTTTTTATTATTGGGGTGTGGGCTGAGAAAAATCCCGATGAGGTAAAAATGATTGCGGATGAGGGACACGACGTGGCAAACCATTCCTATTCCCATTATAAAATGTCGAGCCTTAACAGTTCGGCGATAAAAAGTGAAATATTAAAATGTGACAGAGTATTGAAGAAAATCACGGGAAAAGATGTGGAACTGTTCAGACCACCCTATGGCGATTACAACAATGACGTTGTGAGAATTGCAAGAGAACTGAATCACTATACAATACAATGGGATGTTGACTCTTTGGACTGGAAGCCCGGAATTACTGCTGAAGAAATAAAAAACCGGGTGCTTAAAAATGTAAACAAAGGCTCAATCATACTGTTTCATAATGATACAAAACATACAGCCAAAATACTTCCCGAAATAATAACTTCGCTTAAGCAGAAAGGATATGGGTTTATTCCTGTTTCCCAAATGATTATGAGGGAAAATTATGAAATTGATTACAGGGGAAGACAGATAAAAAAACAGTAA
- a CDS encoding Mur ligase family protein — translation MLITAIVGQNDKEKTANVINSILHNSKKRISIVDSKNLSGLDGKRLKSYLAELERNNTDILILKLDLTDVSKEIYDYLRFDIIVFTDKADEINGEIEQNYMDLMKRAFSLLKEKGIAIVNADDNELNKFFKDIKHYIVTYGFNLKASMTTSSIGDLVAKDNMLCCLQRRIYTKNGTVIEPQEFKVKTDLESVDPNNVLAAATFVLVNGFDINQMKN, via the coding sequence GTGCTGATAACAGCAATAGTTGGACAAAATGACAAAGAAAAAACTGCAAATGTCATTAATTCCATATTACACAATTCAAAGAAGCGAATCAGCATAGTTGACTCAAAGAATTTGTCCGGCTTGGACGGCAAACGGTTGAAAAGTTATTTGGCAGAGCTGGAGAGAAATAATACTGATATTCTTATTCTGAAACTGGACTTAACAGATGTTTCTAAGGAAATTTATGACTATTTGAGATTTGATATTATTGTTTTTACTGATAAAGCCGATGAAATAAATGGAGAAATTGAACAAAATTATATGGATTTGATGAAACGGGCTTTTTCCTTGCTGAAAGAAAAAGGTATAGCCATAGTAAATGCTGATGATAATGAGCTTAACAAGTTTTTTAAAGACATTAAACATTATATTGTCACTTACGGTTTTAATCTCAAGGCCAGTATGACCACATCAAGCATAGGAGACCTTGTAGCCAAGGATAACATGTTGTGTTGCCTGCAAAGAAGAATATATACAAAAAACGGAACGGTAATTGAGCCGCAGGAATTTAAGGTTAAGACTGATCTTGAGAGCGTTGACCCGAATAATGTTTTGGCTGCGGCAACCTTTGTTTTGGTAAACGGTTTTGATATAAATCAAATGAAAAACTAA
- the asnB gene encoding asparagine synthase (glutamine-hydrolyzing) → MCGIAGWINLKSDLTNQKEILNSMIDRLTPRGPDASGSWISPNALIAHKRLIVVDPEGGIQPMVRRQGENTYVITYNGELYNTADLRNELESRGHEFLTSSDTEVLLVSYIEWGAKCVEHLNGIYAFGIWDEGKKRLFLGRDRFGVKPLFYAQRGDSLIFGSELKALLANPLVEPKLDAEGLAEIFALGPARTPGHGIFKDVYELKPAHSMIFDINGIQIRKYWSLESYPHTDSEKATISKVRDFVLDAITRQLVADVPVCTFLSGGLDSSAITAVASKTFASQGKGQLNTFSVDYVDNDIYFKPSMFQPNSDEPWIKKMSESFNTCHHYVKFDTPQLVDALIDAVKARDLPGMADIDSSLFLFCREVKKFSVVALSGECADEIFGGYPWFHNEKMLFADTFPWSVSVHERTKILSPEILNLIKPEEYIQRRYRETLSEVPHLKGENRIEARRREIFYLNINWFMATLLDRKDRMSMASGLEVRVPFCDHRLVQYVWNIPWELKMYNKREKGLLRQALKGILPDDIIERKKSPYPKTHNPSYKKAVSKWLLEILNDSSSPLHQLIDVKVVRSMAEGNSDNTDPWFGQLMAQPQMLAYLIQVDFWLRDNHISIV, encoded by the coding sequence ATGTGCGGTATTGCAGGATGGATAAATCTTAAATCAGACTTGACCAATCAAAAAGAAATATTAAATTCAATGATTGACAGGCTGACCCCCAGGGGACCCGATGCATCGGGAAGTTGGATTTCTCCAAATGCGCTTATTGCCCATAAGCGTTTGATAGTTGTCGACCCGGAAGGCGGAATTCAACCCATGGTTCGCAGGCAGGGTGAAAACACGTACGTTATTACATACAACGGGGAACTTTACAACACTGCGGACCTGCGAAACGAACTTGAATCCAGGGGCCATGAATTTTTAACAAGCTCTGACACGGAAGTTTTACTTGTTTCCTATATTGAATGGGGTGCAAAATGTGTCGAACATCTAAACGGAATATATGCTTTCGGAATTTGGGATGAAGGAAAAAAGAGGCTTTTTCTGGGAAGGGACAGATTCGGCGTAAAACCCCTGTTTTATGCCCAAAGAGGAGATTCTTTGATATTTGGCTCTGAATTAAAGGCGCTCCTGGCAAATCCCCTTGTGGAGCCAAAATTGGATGCCGAAGGCTTAGCGGAAATCTTTGCGCTGGGACCCGCCCGAACACCGGGACACGGTATATTCAAAGATGTTTATGAACTAAAACCCGCTCATTCAATGATTTTTGATATAAACGGAATACAGATCAGAAAATACTGGTCGCTGGAAAGTTATCCCCATACCGACAGTGAAAAAGCCACCATATCCAAAGTCAGAGATTTTGTATTGGATGCCATCACAAGGCAACTTGTGGCAGATGTTCCTGTCTGTACTTTTCTGTCGGGCGGACTTGATTCAAGTGCCATTACGGCTGTTGCTTCAAAGACTTTTGCCTCCCAGGGCAAAGGACAGCTTAACACTTTTTCTGTAGATTATGTAGACAATGACATTTATTTTAAGCCCAGCATGTTTCAGCCAAACTCCGATGAACCCTGGATAAAAAAAATGAGTGAAAGCTTTAATACATGCCATCACTATGTAAAATTTGACACACCACAGCTGGTTGACGCTCTTATTGACGCTGTAAAGGCACGGGACCTGCCGGGAATGGCAGATATTGACTCATCCCTGTTTCTTTTCTGCCGGGAGGTGAAAAAATTTTCGGTTGTGGCATTATCCGGTGAATGTGCGGATGAAATATTCGGAGGATATCCGTGGTTTCATAATGAGAAAATGCTGTTTGCCGATACTTTCCCCTGGTCCGTTTCGGTACACGAAAGGACAAAAATACTGTCCCCTGAGATTTTGAATTTGATAAAGCCTGAAGAATACATCCAAAGACGTTATAGAGAAACTCTAAGCGAGGTTCCGCACTTAAAAGGGGAAAACAGAATTGAAGCCAGAAGAAGAGAAATCTTTTACCTAAACATCAACTGGTTCATGGCCACCTTGCTTGACAGAAAAGACCGCATGAGTATGGCATCGGGTCTTGAAGTAAGGGTTCCGTTCTGCGACCACAGACTGGTCCAATACGTATGGAACATACCATGGGAGTTGAAAATGTACAACAAAAGAGAAAAAGGGCTTTTAAGACAGGCTCTAAAAGGCATACTTCCAGATGATATAATTGAGAGAAAGAAAAGCCCATACCCGAAAACTCATAATCCTTCATATAAAAAAGCTGTCAGCAAATGGCTGCTCGAAATATTAAACGACAGCAGTTCACCTCTTCATCAATTAATTGACGTAAAAGTGGTAAGGTCCATGGCCGAAGGAAATTCGGACAACACAGATCCCTGGTTCGGCCAGTTGATGGCACAGCCCCAAATGCTTGCCTATCTTATCCAGGTGGATTTTTGGCTGCGGGATAACCATATATCAATTGTATAA
- a CDS encoding single-stranded DNA-binding protein has product MVGNIIENNMVTISGKIVSEAVFSHEVYGEGFYCFTLEVPRLSECTDKINVTVSERLISKESLQIGKLIEVEGQFRSYNNYDNPEGSKLILTVFAREIRFLEDDKKIKNPNQIFLNGFICKKPVYRTTPFGREITDILLAVNRPYNKSDYIPCICWGRNARYSAGLEVGQNIKIWGRIQSREYQKKLDTGEVVTKVAFEVSVSKMEVCDKINRKVEPKEEQEEKQEERQEEKTEAMKN; this is encoded by the coding sequence ATGGTCGGAAACATAATTGAGAACAACATGGTGACCATTTCCGGTAAGATAGTGTCAGAAGCAGTATTTAGTCATGAGGTTTATGGTGAGGGATTTTATTGCTTTACATTGGAAGTTCCAAGACTGAGCGAGTGTACTGACAAAATTAATGTCACGGTGTCGGAACGTCTGATTTCGAAGGAAAGTTTGCAAATAGGCAAATTAATTGAGGTGGAAGGACAATTCCGTTCCTATAACAATTATGACAATCCTGAGGGAAGCAAGCTTATACTGACTGTGTTTGCCAGAGAAATCCGTTTCCTTGAGGATGATAAGAAAATCAAGAATCCAAATCAAATTTTTTTAAACGGCTTTATATGTAAAAAGCCGGTATACAGAACAACTCCTTTTGGAAGGGAAATTACGGATATATTGCTGGCTGTCAACAGACCGTACAATAAATCGGACTACATACCGTGTATTTGCTGGGGAAGAAATGCCAGATATTCAGCCGGACTTGAGGTCGGCCAAAACATAAAGATATGGGGAAGGATACAGAGCCGAGAGTATCAGAAAAAGCTGGATACGGGAGAAGTTGTAACAAAAGTGGCATTTGAGGTTTCAGTTTCCAAAATGGAAGTGTGTGATAAAATAAACCGAAAAGTGGAACCAAAAGAGGAGCAGGAGGAAAAACAGGAGGAAAGGCAAGAGGAAAAGACGGAAGCGATGAAAAATTGA
- a CDS encoding phosphoribosylformylglycinamidine synthase: protein MVRRVFVEKKKGFDLEAQRMYRDLKENLRIAGLSGVRLINRYDVEGISDEEYESAKRTIFSEPPVEEVFDETISIDEKDKIVAIEYLPGQYDQRADSASQCIQILTHGERPNVKVAKLIVLQGDVSQEEYEKVKKYLINPVECQEASLEKPSTLDVEVTVPEDVKVLKGFVNMSREELKAFADSMGLAMSLEDLEFCQKYFRDDEKRDPTITEIRVIDTYWSDHCRHTTFLTRIQNVDIQEGRFTAPVKEAYESYLQSRKFVYGDKEKDVCLMDIAVMGMRELKKRGLLNDLDESDEVNACSIVVNVDVNGKNEEWLVMFKNETHNHPTEIEPFGGAATCLGGAIRDPLSGRSYVYQAMRVTGSGDPRTSIDDTLPGKLPQRKITTEAAQGYSSYGNQIGLATGQVAEIYDEDFVAKRMEIGAVIGAAPRKNVKREKPKAGDVIILLGGRTGRDGCGGATGSSKEHTEESLLTCGAEVQKGNPITERKIQRLFRKPEVSTMIKKCNDFGAGGVSVAIGELAEGLRINLDAVPKKYEGLDGTELAISESQERMAVMVAKENVDAFIKASKEENLEATPVAEVTDDRRLVMYWRGKAIVDIKRDFLDTNGVKQNTNVLVAAPLEEEYYFAGIPKEAEDYSKDLRDAWIRNLQRLNVCSQKGLVERFDSTIGAGTVLMPFGGKYQLTPSEGMAAKIPVPDGDTNTGTLMAFGYNPSIAKWSPFHGAMFAVIESVAKIVAMGGNHKKIRLSLQEYFEKLGKDPKKWGKPFSALLGAYYAQTKIGIPAIGGKDSMSGTFKDMNVPPTLVSFAVATMDVNYTVSSEFKKAGSKVVLIPLKINENGVPDFAQLDKNYAAVHQMIMNRKVLAAHTVRSGGISEAISKMCFGNMIGFKFEASVDARRLFEPLYGSIVLELDESLNLDELLKDVEYEFLGVTQEKRTIDFGNVGLDLVELCQKWQEPLEKVFPTATEPVSSTPKQYKFEKRNSIKPSVSIAKPRIFMPIFPGTNCEYDTARAFEKAGGVVDMLVIKNLTPSEIDESIREMAKRIDNSQIVMIPGGFSGGDEPDGSGKFIATAFRNPRVKDAVMRLLKERDGLMLGICNGFQALIKLGLVPYGEIRDLNEDSPTLTFNTIGRHVSCMVRTKITSTLSPWFNNVKVGDIHTIAVSHGEGRFVASKEVLEMMEKNGQIATQYVDLDGNATYDIRFNPNGSFEAIEGITSPDGRVLGKMGHSERIGTNVAKNVPGDKDQKLFEAGVNYFK from the coding sequence ATGGTTAGAAGAGTTTTTGTTGAAAAGAAAAAAGGATTTGATCTGGAAGCCCAGAGAATGTACAGGGATTTGAAAGAAAACTTGAGAATCGCCGGACTTTCCGGTGTAAGGCTAATTAACAGGTATGATGTTGAGGGAATATCCGATGAAGAGTATGAAAGCGCAAAGAGGACTATATTTTCCGAGCCTCCGGTGGAAGAGGTTTTTGACGAAACAATAAGTATAGATGAAAAGGACAAAATAGTTGCCATAGAATATTTGCCGGGACAGTATGACCAGAGAGCAGATTCTGCATCTCAATGTATTCAGATACTGACCCATGGGGAAAGACCCAATGTCAAAGTTGCAAAACTTATAGTGCTTCAGGGGGATGTATCGCAGGAAGAGTATGAAAAAGTAAAAAAATATTTGATAAACCCTGTGGAATGTCAGGAAGCGTCTTTGGAAAAACCGTCAACTTTGGATGTGGAAGTAACCGTTCCCGAGGATGTAAAAGTTTTAAAGGGATTTGTCAATATGAGCCGGGAAGAACTCAAAGCTTTTGCGGACAGCATGGGTTTGGCAATGTCTCTGGAGGATCTGGAATTCTGCCAAAAATATTTCAGGGATGATGAAAAGAGGGACCCAACCATCACCGAAATAAGGGTTATTGACACCTATTGGTCCGATCACTGCCGTCATACCACATTTCTTACAAGGATACAGAATGTGGATATTCAAGAAGGAAGATTTACTGCTCCTGTAAAGGAGGCTTACGAGAGTTATCTTCAATCAAGAAAGTTTGTCTATGGCGACAAAGAGAAAGATGTCTGCCTTATGGACATTGCGGTTATGGGCATGAGAGAATTAAAGAAAAGAGGATTGCTTAACGACCTTGATGAGTCTGATGAGGTAAATGCATGCAGTATAGTGGTTAATGTGGATGTAAACGGAAAAAATGAAGAGTGGCTTGTGATGTTCAAAAATGAAACCCACAACCATCCAACGGAAATAGAACCTTTCGGAGGAGCTGCCACCTGTCTTGGAGGTGCCATAAGAGACCCGCTGTCGGGAAGGTCTTATGTGTACCAGGCCATGCGTGTAACGGGAAGCGGCGATCCGCGTACCAGCATAGATGATACGCTGCCCGGAAAGCTTCCGCAAAGAAAGATAACAACGGAGGCGGCTCAGGGCTACAGCTCCTATGGAAACCAGATAGGCCTTGCCACAGGACAGGTTGCTGAAATATATGATGAAGACTTTGTGGCAAAAAGAATGGAAATAGGTGCTGTAATCGGTGCTGCTCCTAGAAAAAATGTAAAAAGAGAAAAGCCAAAAGCAGGAGATGTAATCATACTTCTTGGGGGAAGGACAGGCCGTGACGGCTGCGGAGGTGCTACCGGTTCTTCAAAGGAGCATACGGAAGAGTCTTTGCTTACCTGTGGAGCCGAAGTGCAAAAGGGTAATCCTATAACTGAAAGAAAAATTCAAAGACTGTTCCGAAAGCCCGAGGTCAGCACGATGATTAAAAAATGCAATGACTTTGGTGCCGGAGGAGTGTCCGTTGCCATAGGGGAGCTTGCGGAAGGACTTAGAATAAATCTTGACGCAGTGCCTAAAAAGTATGAAGGTCTTGACGGTACTGAGCTTGCCATCTCGGAATCCCAGGAAAGAATGGCGGTTATGGTGGCAAAAGAAAACGTGGATGCTTTCATTAAAGCTTCAAAAGAAGAGAATCTTGAGGCCACACCTGTTGCGGAAGTGACGGATGACAGAAGACTTGTAATGTACTGGAGAGGCAAGGCCATTGTAGATATTAAGAGGGATTTCCTTGATACCAACGGAGTTAAGCAAAATACCAATGTCCTGGTTGCCGCTCCTTTGGAAGAAGAGTATTATTTTGCCGGGATTCCAAAAGAGGCTGAGGATTATTCAAAGGATCTTCGTGATGCATGGATTCGAAACTTGCAGAGACTAAATGTATGCAGCCAGAAAGGACTTGTTGAGAGATTTGACAGTACCATCGGTGCCGGAACGGTGCTGATGCCTTTCGGCGGAAAATACCAGCTCACGCCTTCGGAAGGAATGGCGGCAAAGATTCCGGTACCGGACGGAGATACAAACACCGGTACGCTTATGGCTTTTGGGTACAATCCTTCCATTGCAAAATGGAGTCCCTTCCATGGAGCCATGTTTGCCGTGATAGAATCTGTTGCCAAGATTGTTGCCATGGGCGGAAATCACAAAAAAATAAGATTGTCCCTGCAGGAGTATTTTGAGAAACTTGGCAAAGACCCCAAAAAGTGGGGTAAGCCCTTTAGTGCTTTGCTTGGTGCATATTATGCCCAGACCAAAATAGGGATACCTGCCATTGGAGGAAAGGACAGCATGTCCGGAACCTTTAAGGACATGAACGTGCCTCCGACTTTGGTTTCCTTTGCCGTTGCAACAATGGACGTAAATTATACAGTGTCTTCCGAGTTTAAAAAGGCCGGAAGCAAAGTGGTTCTCATTCCTCTTAAAATAAATGAAAATGGAGTTCCGGATTTTGCTCAGCTGGATAAAAATTATGCGGCTGTGCATCAAATGATTATGAACAGAAAAGTGCTTGCGGCCCACACTGTAAGAAGCGGCGGAATTTCTGAAGCCATAAGCAAAATGTGCTTTGGAAACATGATAGGATTCAAATTTGAGGCATCAGTGGATGCAAGAAGGCTTTTTGAGCCGCTTTACGGGTCTATTGTGCTTGAGTTGGATGAAAGCTTAAATTTGGATGAGTTGTTGAAAGATGTGGAATATGAATTTTTGGGTGTTACCCAGGAGAAGAGGACAATTGACTTTGGTAATGTCGGCCTTGACCTGGTGGAGCTTTGCCAAAAATGGCAGGAGCCTTTGGAGAAGGTTTTCCCGACGGCTACTGAGCCTGTAAGCAGTACTCCCAAACAGTATAAATTTGAAAAAAGAAACAGTATAAAGCCCTCGGTTTCAATAGCAAAACCAAGAATATTCATGCCGATATTCCCGGGAACCAACTGTGAGTATGATACTGCCAGGGCTTTTGAAAAGGCCGGCGGGGTGGTGGACATGCTCGTTATTAAAAACCTTACTCCGAGCGAAATAGATGAATCCATAAGGGAAATGGCAAAAAGAATTGACAATTCCCAAATTGTGATGATACCCGGAGGGTTCAGCGGCGGTGATGAGCCCGACGGTTCAGGAAAATTTATTGCCACGGCGTTTAGAAATCCAAGGGTAAAAGATGCGGTAATGAGGCTTCTTAAAGAGAGAGACGGACTTATGCTGGGTATATGCAACGGCTTCCAGGCTCTTATAAAGCTTGGACTTGTACCTTATGGTGAAATCAGGGACCTTAACGAAGACAGTCCAACCCTTACCTTTAACACAATAGGCCGTCACGTTTCATGTATGGTTAGGACAAAAATAACATCCACTCTGTCGCCATGGTTTAACAATGTAAAGGTGGGAGATATTCATACCATAGCCGTATCCCACGGTGAAGGAAGATTTGTGGCAAGTAAAGAAGTGCTTGAAATGATGGAAAAGAACGGTCAGATAGCAACCCAGTATGTTGACCTTGACGGTAATGCAACCTATGACATAAGGTTTAATCCAAATGGCTCTTTCGAAGCAATTGAGGGCATAACAAGCCCGGACGGAAGAGTTCTGGGTAAAATGGGACATTCTGAGAGAATAGGAACCAATGTTGCCAAAAATGTGCCGGGGGATAAGGACCAAAAGTTGTTTGAGGCAGGAGTAAACTATTTTAAGTAA